From Paenibacillus sp. FSL H8-0537:
ATTTGCCAGCCAGCTCCTGAAGCAGCGGCACATCTAAATTCCCTTGCATGAGCGGGCTCCAAGCCTCAAGCTGGATGCCTTGCTCGCGGCAGAAGCTCTGCAGCTCCGGCTGTGTCAGCAGCGGATGGAATTCCACCTGATTGACCATCGGTTTAATTTCGCAGCCTGGCAGCAGCTCGTCGAAATGCGGCAGCAGAAAATTGCTCACGCCAATCGCCCGAACGTAGCCATCCTTATAGAGCTTTTCCAGCGCGCGATACGTTTCCGTAAATTTTCCGGCTACTGGCCAATGAACTAAATACAAATCTATCACATCCAAGCCTAGACGCTTACGGCTTGCTTCGAATGCTTGCAGTGTCGTTTCATAGCCTTGGTCACGGTTCCATACTTTTGTCGTAATGAACAGCTCGTCCCTTGCAATACCGCTATCGGCAATTGCACGCCCCACACCCGTTTCATTGTTGTAAGCGCTCGCCGTATCAATACTGCGATACCCTGCCTCTATGGCGTAACGCACAGCGTGCTCAACCTCATCGCCTTCTTTTGACAAGTATACGCCAAGCCCCAGCCGCGGCATTTGCACCCCGTTTTGCAGAGTCGTTACTTCCGTGCTTATTGCAGCTTTAGTCAATTTTGTTCCTCCTGTTCTTTTTTTAAAATATAAGCTTGTATAAGTTTCACACTTATCATTAGGCTTATATTTCTCGGAATGAAACGCGCCGCGCCGCCAAAGGACGGCGACAGCCTTTTCACCTTGAGAAAAGTGATGAACGATAGCAGCAAAACTATTTTCCACAAAATAGTAACAACAAATAGCGGATGGGTCAACTTATTCCTGTGACTGAAGGCGCGATGAAGCGGCTTGCTGCAGGGATGTCTAGCCTGTCGGCAACGTGATATAATAGATATTAACGTATCGAACGGAGTTGATTATTGATGGCGGAACTGCTTAACCCCCGAAATGACTTCTTGTTTAAACGTATTTTTGGTAGCGAAGAGAACAGAGATGTACTGCTTGCCTTCCTTAACCGGACCTTTACAGAAGCAGGAAAGCCACCATTAACGGAAATTACTCTTCTTAATCCCTAAACAGAGAAAGATGCTCCGCGAGATAAACAATCGATCTTAGATATTCGAGGCAAAACTGCCGAAGGTGAACTAATCAATGTTGAAATGCAATTATTTAATAAATATGATACTGAGAAACGCACTCTTTTTTATTGGAGCAAGCTCTACAACGGACAATTGCAAGAAGGTCAATCTTATAAACTGCTCAAAAAATGTGTCACAATCAATATACTTAATTACTCATTTTTACCTAACGAACAGTATCATAACGTATTTCATCTTCGAGAAGATCGCAGTGGCATCTCCTTAATCGATGATATAGAACTGCATTTTTTAGAATTGCCTAAGCTTGATGACCTCGCTGTACCTGTTGAAAATGGCGGATTGGTTAATTGGCTCCTTTTTCTAAAGAGTACGAATAAATCCAATTGGGAGGTGCTCACCATGAACGATCCTGTATTAAAGAAAGCTATGAATACACTTGAGTTCCTTAGTCAGGATACAGAAGCGCGCCGCTTGTATGAAGATAGGCAAAAATATTTGCACGATGAGGCTTCCATGATTGAAGGCGCTTTAGCAGAAGGGGAGGCCCGTGGCGAGCGAAAAAAAGCAATCGAAATCGCTTCTGAGCTTATAGCTCTTGGAGTTGAAGCGCATATTATTGCTAAAGCATCCGGTCTTACTGAGTCTGAAATCTTAAACATGAAAAAAATCACTTAGGACACTAAAATACGATTACCTCAAAAAAGCGGCAAGCCCCTCCAATTAAGTGGTGGGACTTGCCGCTCTTTCATTTAAACCAAATTCTTTGTAATTAACCCTTATTCGCCCCGCCAAAGCTAAAGCCTTGGGACATAAAGCGTTGGCCGAACACATAAAGCGCGACCGCAGGGATCGTGTAAATGATTGAGAAGGCGGCCAGCTTGCCGTATTGCACGATGCCATTTTGCCCGAAATACTGGTAAATGGTAACGGCAGCAGGAAGCTTCTGTGGGCTTTGCAGCAAAATAAACGGAACGAGGAAGTTCCCCCAGCTGCCTGCAAAAGCGAAAATGCCTACTGTGAAAATACCTGGCAGCATCAGTGGCACAACGACTAGGCGAAGCGTCGTCCAGATGGAGGCGCCGTCCACCCAAGCAGCCTCCTCCAGCTCCAAAGGCACGGAATCCATGAAGTTTTTCATCATCCAGATGGAATATGGCAACGCGGATGCGGCCAAGAACAAAATGGTGAAAAACAAGGAATCCTGAATTTCCATAAAGAGGAAAAACTGATAAACCGGAACCATAACCGCCGTAATCGGCAAGCCTGTTGCGAACAGGATTACATACATAAACGGGCGTTTATACCTCAGCTGATAACGTGACAGCGGATAGGAAGCAAGCCCCGCCGCAGTGACGACAAGCAGTGCTTGTCCAAGGGCCAGCAGCAAGCCATTGCCGAAAGAGCGCTGATTGTCAGAGCTCGCTAGCGTAGACGTATAATTGCTTAGCGTTACCTCATCAGGCACCTTCAAAGCAAGGGTTGCGGCTCCATCGAATGAAGCCAATACGAGCCACAACATAGGAAGCAGGAACAATAAAGCGATAAAACTCAAAATAATATAAGGAAGCACCCGACCAACCATAAACCGATTCATTCTGGGGCGCTTGCGTACGTTGCTGCTCATTCTCGCGTCCTCCTTTTAATAAACCATTATCCAAGCTTTGCGCATGGCTTACAGCTTCACTTTTAGAAGCTTCATATACAACAGACTGGCAACAATACCGATCAACAGCAGAACAAGCGAAATAGCTGTGCCGTAGCCAAGCTGATAGTTGACGAAGGCCTGATGATACATATAGATTGGCAGCGTCTCCGTTGCATTTCCCGGACCGCCACCTGTCAACGCATAAATAAGCGTGAAGGAGCCTAATGTTTGAAGTGTTACGAGTACCATATTCGTTACAACAGAACCGCTGATCATTGGAATGGTAATACGGATAAGTCTTTGCCAAGCCGAAGCGCCATCAATCATTGCCGCTTCCTCAACCTCTTTAGGCACGTCGCCCAGTGCAGCCTGGAATACCATCATCGAGAAGGCTGTTCCATGCCATACGTTTGCAATAATAACGGATACCATCGGGAATGTGTACAACCAAGCAATAGGTTCAAAGCCGATTCCTTGAATGAATGCATTAGCCGTTCCCGTATCATTCAGAAAAGCGAACCATACAAATGCGCATACTACTTCCGGCGCTACCCAGCCAGAAATAACGATGGAGCCGACAACACTGCGGAATACGCGGTTTCTGCCATTCATTAGAAACGCAATAAGAAAGCCCATAACTTGCTGGCCAATAACGGCCGAGAAGATGAGGAATAGGATGGTGTTGCCTACAGAAGTGCGGAATGTCGCATCCTGAAACATATTCGTGAAGTTTTGGAATCCAACAAACTGCGTATTCGCTGCTGCCGCTCCGGTCAAAGCCATATTTGTAAATGCGAAATAAAAAGTTAAAACTGCCGGCACGAAGAAAAAGAGTAAAAGCAGCAGCCAGCTAGGCGATAAGAATAGCGCCGCCCTCCACTTTTCACCGCCGTTCCCTTTCCTTTTCGCTTTGGGAAATCGCGAGTTTATCGCTTCCATCTGGTATCCTCCTGACTGAATTTGAAAAAGACAAGCCGATTGTTGTTAAGCAACAATCGGCTTCCCAGCTATGTGCTACTTCGCCGCTACTTTATCAGCGCCGACTGTTCTTTCTACGCTTTTTGCATATTCTTGCATAGCAGCTTCAGGAGCAAGTGAGCCCGATGCCACTTTTTCAACCATTTCTTGAATGGAAGTCGATACTGCTGGATAATTCGCATTAGTCGGACGAACGTGTGTGTACGTAATAAATTCAGCAGCTACGCCATACAGCGTGCCAGGCTGGCCCGTGTATTCTGTGTCAGCCGCAACGTCGGTACGAGGCGTTAAAGCGCCGTCCAGCATAGCGAACTCTTTGTTGTGCTGTTCATTAGTAGCCATTTTAATAAATTCGAAGCCCAGCTCTTTTTCAGCGGATTTCGCGCCAACGCTAAGCGTCCAGCCGCCAGACATCGAAGTGAAGCCAGGATTTTGGCCTTTTTCTGTCGGCATTTTCACGAAGCCGTATACATCAAGCGCTTCCGGCCAAGGCTTGCCACCGCTTGCCGACCAGTTGCCTGTCAGCCAGTTGCCGTTCAGGACGATTGCTACCTTTTGATTCGGCATCAGATCTGTCTCCAATACTTGACCTGCTTGTGCAGTCAGTACTTGCGACATTTTTGGACCCATGCCCTCGGAGTAGATGGAGTGAATGAAGTTCAGCGAGCTCAAAATGCCCGGGCTTTGTGTAACCCATTTGCCATCTTCATAAAGCGTATCGTCTGTTCCGTAAAGCAGCATTTCGAACGTTTGCATCGTTGTTGCTTCTTGGCCTGCTTTACCAGAGTTCATCCAGAAAGGAATAATGTCTGGCAGCTTGGATTTAATGGTGCGGGAAGCGCTCAGCACTTCATCCCAGCTCTTAGGCTCCCAAGGCACAGGCAGACCTGCTTTCTTGAACAGCTCTTTGTTGTAATACAAGCCGCGAACGTCAGTGGAGAAAGGCACGCCATAAACTTTGCTGTCCGTGGCTGTTACAGCTGCTTTAATACCTTCGTTGAATTTGCTCCAATCTTCCCATGCATCCACAGCAAGCGGCTCAAGGTAGCCAGCTTCGCTGTCAGCATTAATCATGAAGGAATCTTCAGCAAGCACCTCTGGCGCCGTTTTCCCATCCATCATGAGCAGCGGAATTTTTGTTGCATATTGCGAGCCTTCAATCGGTTGCAGCTCAACGGTAACGCCAGGGTTCGCTTTTTCAAAATCCGCCTTTACGCTAGTCAGCCACTTGCCCCAGTTATCCGTCTCATTCCATTTGCCATAAGCAACTTTAACCGTCTTTGTTGCTCCCGCTGTGGAGGTTGCTTCTGCGCCCTCTGTGCTATTTGTACCTGCATTTCCTGAACATGCTGCAGTGAATACAGTTAAAGCTGCAACCGTACCTGCCAGAATTGTTTTTTTACCTGCCATCTTGATCGCTCCCCTTATTGTCCGTCTGTTACGCTTATTATTTGTTCCTATATTAAACGAGCATTCATGCTCGATGGAACCTTAAAGCCGCAATACGTCAAAATCAATTCGCTAAACAAGGCATTAGCCCAAGAAAACCATTCGCGCGTATACTCGCTTGGATCATCTTTATGAAAGCCTTCATGCAGAAAATCAGTTCCAGCATCCGTGTTTTCCAGCACGTTCAGCAGCCGTTCAACCTCAGCCTCATCTTGTGAAGTCAGCGCTTGCATAGCCAGCGAAATGTGCCAAATATAGTTTTCCGGGGTATGAGGGCTGCCAATTCCTTGCGCTGCCGTACCTTTGAAATAATAAGGATTATCCTCACTCAGCACGAAGCGTCTTGTATTCAAATATATCGGATCATCCAGCTTGCAGCAGCCGAGGTAAGGCAGGGACAGCAAGCTTGGGACATTCGCATCATCCATCAGATTGTAGCCGCCAAGACCGTCTGTTTCGTAAGCGAAAATTTTCCCGAACTGCTCATGCTCGACAGTTGCATACTCTTCGATACCGGATTGAATTTCCTGACGGAGAGCAACCGCCTGCTTCGCCAGCACTTCATTGCCAAGCACTTCAACCGCTATTTCCGCCATATAATCCAGCACAACAACTGCAAACATGTTCGATGGAATGAGGTAGCCGTA
This genomic window contains:
- a CDS encoding carbohydrate ABC transporter permease, which gives rise to MNRFMVGRVLPYIILSFIALLFLLPMLWLVLASFDGAATLALKVPDEVTLSNYTSTLASSDNQRSFGNGLLLALGQALLVVTAAGLASYPLSRYQLRYKRPFMYVILFATGLPITAVMVPVYQFFLFMEIQDSLFFTILFLAASALPYSIWMMKNFMDSVPLELEEAAWVDGASIWTTLRLVVVPLMLPGIFTVGIFAFAGSWGNFLVPFILLQSPQKLPAAVTIYQYFGQNGIVQYGKLAAFSIIYTIPAVALYVFGQRFMSQGFSFGGANKG
- a CDS encoding aldo/keto reductase; the protein is MPRLGLGVYLSKEGDEVEHAVRYAIEAGYRSIDTASAYNNETGVGRAIADSGIARDELFITTKVWNRDQGYETTLQAFEASRKRLGLDVIDLYLVHWPVAGKFTETYRALEKLYKDGYVRAIGVSNFLLPHFDELLPGCEIKPMVNQVEFHPLLTQPELQSFCREQGIQLEAWSPLMQGNLDVPLLQELAGKYSKSPAQVVIRWDLQKGVITIPKSVRKERIIENGDVFDFELTEAEIAAIDGLNEGRRYGSNPMTFNF
- a CDS encoding sugar ABC transporter permease; its protein translation is MEAINSRFPKAKRKGNGGEKWRAALFLSPSWLLLLLFFFVPAVLTFYFAFTNMALTGAAAANTQFVGFQNFTNMFQDATFRTSVGNTILFLIFSAVIGQQVMGFLIAFLMNGRNRVFRSVVGSIVISGWVAPEVVCAFVWFAFLNDTGTANAFIQGIGFEPIAWLYTFPMVSVIIANVWHGTAFSMMVFQAALGDVPKEVEEAAMIDGASAWQRLIRITIPMISGSVVTNMVLVTLQTLGSFTLIYALTGGGPGNATETLPIYMYHQAFVNYQLGYGTAISLVLLLIGIVASLLYMKLLKVKL
- a CDS encoding extracellular solute-binding protein, giving the protein MAGKKTILAGTVAALTVFTAACSGNAGTNSTEGAEATSTAGATKTVKVAYGKWNETDNWGKWLTSVKADFEKANPGVTVELQPIEGSQYATKIPLLMMDGKTAPEVLAEDSFMINADSEAGYLEPLAVDAWEDWSKFNEGIKAAVTATDSKVYGVPFSTDVRGLYYNKELFKKAGLPVPWEPKSWDEVLSASRTIKSKLPDIIPFWMNSGKAGQEATTMQTFEMLLYGTDDTLYEDGKWVTQSPGILSSLNFIHSIYSEGMGPKMSQVLTAQAGQVLETDLMPNQKVAIVLNGNWLTGNWSASGGKPWPEALDVYGFVKMPTEKGQNPGFTSMSGGWTLSVGAKSAEKELGFEFIKMATNEQHNKEFAMLDGALTPRTDVAADTEYTGQPGTLYGVAAEFITYTHVRPTNANYPAVSTSIQEMVEKVASGSLAPEAAMQEYAKSVERTVGADKVAAK